From one Suricata suricatta isolate VVHF042 chromosome 8, meerkat_22Aug2017_6uvM2_HiC, whole genome shotgun sequence genomic stretch:
- the LOC115297936 gene encoding uncharacterized protein LOC115297936 isoform X5, with protein MPSPSPAFGSRIPNILATGFAERTQTPRFYSKGRMASTSTRNEEKKGSRMSQAAASLGGGPASMGVSLSRSEEFLTRCSSRPKAPTPVLTETAPAPRHTCCHPLVTRTYIRAPLSQVINTSLCWGLLVMSSITLEAS; from the exons atgccctccccctccccggccttTGGTTCTAGAATCCCCAATATCCTGGCAACGGGGTTTGCGGAACGTACGCAGACACCAAGGTTTTATAGCAAAGG GAGGATGGCGTCCACATCTACCAGGAATGAGGAGAAAAAGGGCAGCAGGATGTCCCAGGCTGCAGCCTCCTTGGGTGGAGGTCCAGCGAGCATGGGG GTTTCATTATCCCGTTCTGAGGAATTCCTGACCCGG TGTTCTTCAAGACCCAAGGCACCGACACCCG TTCTGACAGAAACCGCACCCGCACCAAGGCACACCTGCTGCCATCCCCTCGTGACAAG AACGTACATCAGAGCTCCTCTTTCACAAGTCATTAACACTTCACTTTGCTGGGGACTTCTGGTCATGAGCAGCATCACCCTCGAAGCCTCCTAG
- the LOC115297936 gene encoding putative protein T-ENOL isoform X4, with product MPSPSPAFGSRIPNILATGFAERTQTPRFYSKGRMASTSTRNEEKKGSRMSQAAASLGGGPASMGVSLSRSEEFLTRVSTELTDEALFTASYHMNPVPTKEKQTQDRVFFKTQGTDTRTYIRAPLSQVINTSLCWGLLVMSSITLEAS from the exons atgccctccccctccccggccttTGGTTCTAGAATCCCCAATATCCTGGCAACGGGGTTTGCGGAACGTACGCAGACACCAAGGTTTTATAGCAAAGG GAGGATGGCGTCCACATCTACCAGGAATGAGGAGAAAAAGGGCAGCAGGATGTCCCAGGCTGCAGCCTCCTTGGGTGGAGGTCCAGCGAGCATGGGG GTTTCATTATCCCGTTCTGAGGAATTCCTGACCCGGGTCAGCACAGAACTTACCGATGAGGCCTTGTTTACCGCTAGCTACCACATGAACCCTGTGCCCACCAAGGAAAAACAGACACAAGACCGAG TGTTCTTCAAGACCCAAGGCACCGACACCCG AACGTACATCAGAGCTCCTCTTTCACAAGTCATTAACACTTCACTTTGCTGGGGACTTCTGGTCATGAGCAGCATCACCCTCGAAGCCTCCTAG
- the LOC115297936 gene encoding putative protein T-ENOL isoform X2: protein MPSPSPAFGSRIPNILATGFAERTQTPRFYSKGRMASTSTRNEEKKGSRMSQAAASLGGGPASMGVSLSRSEEFLTRVSTELTDEALFTASYHMNPVPTKEKQTQDRGTQISKHVFFKTQGTDTRTYIRAPLSQVINTSLCWGLLVMSSITLEAS, encoded by the exons atgccctccccctccccggccttTGGTTCTAGAATCCCCAATATCCTGGCAACGGGGTTTGCGGAACGTACGCAGACACCAAGGTTTTATAGCAAAGG GAGGATGGCGTCCACATCTACCAGGAATGAGGAGAAAAAGGGCAGCAGGATGTCCCAGGCTGCAGCCTCCTTGGGTGGAGGTCCAGCGAGCATGGGG GTTTCATTATCCCGTTCTGAGGAATTCCTGACCCGGGTCAGCACAGAACTTACCGATGAGGCCTTGTTTACCGCTAGCTACCACATGAACCCTGTGCCCACCAAGGAAAAACAGACACAAGACCGAGGGACTCAGATATCCAAACACG TGTTCTTCAAGACCCAAGGCACCGACACCCG AACGTACATCAGAGCTCCTCTTTCACAAGTCATTAACACTTCACTTTGCTGGGGACTTCTGGTCATGAGCAGCATCACCCTCGAAGCCTCCTAG
- the LOC115297936 gene encoding putative protein T-ENOL isoform X3, which produces MPSPSPAFGSRIPNILATGFAERTQTPRFYSKGRMASTSTRNEEKKGSRMSQAAASLGGGPASMGVSLSRSEEFLTRVSTELTDEALFTASYHMNPVPTKEKQTQDRVFFKTQGTDTRSDRNRTRTKAHLLPSPRDKNVHQSSSFTSH; this is translated from the exons atgccctccccctccccggccttTGGTTCTAGAATCCCCAATATCCTGGCAACGGGGTTTGCGGAACGTACGCAGACACCAAGGTTTTATAGCAAAGG GAGGATGGCGTCCACATCTACCAGGAATGAGGAGAAAAAGGGCAGCAGGATGTCCCAGGCTGCAGCCTCCTTGGGTGGAGGTCCAGCGAGCATGGGG GTTTCATTATCCCGTTCTGAGGAATTCCTGACCCGGGTCAGCACAGAACTTACCGATGAGGCCTTGTTTACCGCTAGCTACCACATGAACCCTGTGCCCACCAAGGAAAAACAGACACAAGACCGAG TGTTCTTCAAGACCCAAGGCACCGACACCCG TTCTGACAGAAACCGCACCCGCACCAAGGCACACCTGCTGCCATCCCCTCGTGACAAG AACGTACATCAGAGCTCCTCTTTCACAAGTCATTAA
- the LOC115297936 gene encoding putative protein T-ENOL isoform X6, which yields MASTSTRNEEKKGSRMSQAAASLGGGPASMGVSLSRSEEFLTRVSTELTDEALFTASYHMNPVPTKEKQTQDRGTQISKHVFFKTQGTDTRSDRNRTRTKAHLLPSPRDKNVHQSSSFTSH from the exons ATGGCGTCCACATCTACCAGGAATGAGGAGAAAAAGGGCAGCAGGATGTCCCAGGCTGCAGCCTCCTTGGGTGGAGGTCCAGCGAGCATGGGG GTTTCATTATCCCGTTCTGAGGAATTCCTGACCCGGGTCAGCACAGAACTTACCGATGAGGCCTTGTTTACCGCTAGCTACCACATGAACCCTGTGCCCACCAAGGAAAAACAGACACAAGACCGAGGGACTCAGATATCCAAACACG TGTTCTTCAAGACCCAAGGCACCGACACCCG TTCTGACAGAAACCGCACCCGCACCAAGGCACACCTGCTGCCATCCCCTCGTGACAAG AACGTACATCAGAGCTCCTCTTTCACAAGTCATTAA
- the LOC115297936 gene encoding putative protein T-ENOL isoform X1, translated as MPSPSPAFGSRIPNILATGFAERTQTPRFYSKGRMASTSTRNEEKKGSRMSQAAASLGGGPASMGVSLSRSEEFLTRVSTELTDEALFTASYHMNPVPTKEKQTQDRGTQISKHVFFKTQGTDTRSDRNRTRTKAHLLPSPRDKNVHQSSSFTSH; from the exons atgccctccccctccccggccttTGGTTCTAGAATCCCCAATATCCTGGCAACGGGGTTTGCGGAACGTACGCAGACACCAAGGTTTTATAGCAAAGG GAGGATGGCGTCCACATCTACCAGGAATGAGGAGAAAAAGGGCAGCAGGATGTCCCAGGCTGCAGCCTCCTTGGGTGGAGGTCCAGCGAGCATGGGG GTTTCATTATCCCGTTCTGAGGAATTCCTGACCCGGGTCAGCACAGAACTTACCGATGAGGCCTTGTTTACCGCTAGCTACCACATGAACCCTGTGCCCACCAAGGAAAAACAGACACAAGACCGAGGGACTCAGATATCCAAACACG TGTTCTTCAAGACCCAAGGCACCGACACCCG TTCTGACAGAAACCGCACCCGCACCAAGGCACACCTGCTGCCATCCCCTCGTGACAAG AACGTACATCAGAGCTCCTCTTTCACAAGTCATTAA
- the CDIPT gene encoding CDP-diacylglycerol--inositol 3-phosphatidyltransferase: MPGENIFLFVPNLIGYARIVFAIVSFYFMPCCPLTASSFYLLSGLLDAFDGHAARALNQGTRFGAMLDMLTDRCSTMCLLVNLALLYPRATLLFQLSMSLDVASHWLHLHSSVVRGSESHKMIDLSGNPVLRLYYTSRPVLFILCAGNELFYCLLYLFNFSEGPLVGSVGLFRVGLWVTAPIAVLKSLISVVHLITAARNMAALDAADRVRKK; encoded by the exons ATGCCGGGCGAAAATATCTTCCTGTTTGTGCCTAACCTCATCG GTTATGCCCGGATCGTCTTTGCCATCGTTTCTTTCTACTTCATGCCCTGTTGCCCCCTCACGGCCTCTTCCTTCTACTTGCTCAGCGGACTTCTGGACGCTTTCGATGGACACGCGGCTCGAGCCCTTAATCAAG GGACCCGGTTTGGGGCCATGCTGGACATGCTGACGGACCGCTGCTCGACCATGTGTCTGCTGGTCAACCTGGCCCTGCTGTACCCACGGGCCACCCTTCTCTTCCAGCTCAGCATGAGCTTGGATGTGGCCAGCCACTGGCTGCACCTCCACAG TTCTGTGGTCCGAGGCAGTGAGAGTCACAAGATGATCGACCTGTCTGGAAATCCTGTGCTTCGCCTCTACTACACCTCCAGA CCCGTTCTGTTCATCCTATGTGCTGGGAATGAGCTCTTCTACTGCCTCCTCTACCTGTTCAATTTCTCCGAGGGACCTTTAG TTGGCTCTGTGGGTCTTTTCCGAGTGGGCCTCTGGGTCACCGCCCCTATCGCGGTGCTCAAGTCTCTCATCAGTGTCGTCCACCTGATCACGGCCGCCCGCAACATGGCTGCCCTGGATGCTGCAGACCGTGTCAGGAAGAAGTGA